A genomic region of Streptomyces rimosus contains the following coding sequences:
- the pknB gene encoding Stk1 family PASTA domain-containing Ser/Thr kinase: MEEPRRLGGRYELGSVLGRGGMAEVYLAHDTRLGRTVAVKTLRVDLARDPSFQARFRREAQSAASLNHPSIVAVYDTGEDYVDGVSIPYIVMEYVDGSTLRELLHSGRKLLPERSLEMTIGVLQALEYSHRAGIVHRDIKPANVMLTRTGQVKVMDFGIARAMGDAGMTMTQTAAVIGTAQYLSPEQAKGEQVDARSDLYSTGCLLYELLTVRPPFVGDSPVAVAYQHVREEPQPPSNFDPEITPEMDAIVLKALVKDPDYRYQSADEMRADIEAALDGQPVAATAALGAVGYDQDQPTAMLRPQDPAGQTSMLPPMNPDDGGYGYDERPDRRRGGGGQKKKHTSTILLVVAGILVLAGAIFIGKAMFTGQNTNDDVKVPELTGKTFEQAKAAGDNGGFKVTKGGSTPCENAEKGQVTKQDPAAGQTVGKDTPVKVTMCTGPEKVTIPDVTGLTFDKAKEDLKNKGFEDVQKTERVSDRPEGTVVDQDPKGQSEGTKKSKITLVVAKKSPTTTVPQVTGQDFNAAQKQLTDIGFQVTKNEQETSDPNQVGKVISQSPNGNTQARPGSTITLTVGKAAEQKTVPGVVGQTVKDAKKALQSAGFTNIQFANGSSQDDKARVVTQDPQPNTPSDPGSTTVTLTTVGSSPSGDDGGDDGGIFGGFGGPNGWWGRHKH; encoded by the coding sequence ATGGAAGAGCCGCGTCGCCTCGGCGGCCGGTACGAGCTGGGCTCGGTGCTCGGCCGCGGCGGCATGGCCGAGGTCTACCTCGCCCATGACACCCGTCTGGGCCGCACCGTCGCCGTGAAGACACTGCGGGTGGACCTCGCCCGCGACCCGTCCTTCCAGGCCCGGTTCCGCCGTGAGGCCCAGTCGGCCGCCTCGCTGAACCACCCGTCGATCGTCGCGGTGTACGACACCGGCGAGGACTACGTCGACGGTGTCTCCATCCCGTACATCGTCATGGAGTACGTCGACGGCTCCACCCTGCGCGAACTGCTGCACTCCGGCCGCAAGCTGCTGCCCGAACGGTCCCTGGAGATGACCATCGGCGTGCTCCAGGCGCTGGAGTACTCCCACCGGGCCGGCATCGTCCACCGCGACATCAAGCCCGCCAACGTCATGCTGACCCGCACCGGCCAGGTGAAGGTCATGGACTTCGGCATCGCCCGCGCGATGGGCGACGCCGGTATGACGATGACGCAGACCGCCGCGGTCATCGGCACGGCGCAGTACCTCTCCCCCGAACAGGCCAAGGGCGAGCAGGTCGACGCCCGCTCGGACCTGTACTCGACCGGCTGTCTGCTCTACGAGCTGCTCACGGTCCGGCCGCCGTTCGTCGGCGACTCGCCGGTCGCCGTGGCCTACCAGCACGTACGCGAAGAGCCGCAGCCGCCGAGCAACTTCGACCCCGAGATCACGCCCGAGATGGACGCCATCGTCCTCAAGGCCCTGGTCAAGGACCCCGACTACCGCTACCAGTCGGCGGACGAGATGCGCGCCGACATCGAGGCGGCCCTCGACGGGCAGCCCGTCGCGGCCACCGCGGCCCTCGGCGCGGTCGGCTACGACCAGGACCAGCCGACGGCGATGCTGCGCCCGCAGGATCCGGCCGGCCAGACCTCGATGCTGCCGCCGATGAACCCGGACGACGGCGGTTACGGCTACGACGAGCGGCCCGACCGGCGCCGCGGCGGTGGCGGCCAGAAGAAGAAGCACACCTCGACGATCCTGCTGGTCGTCGCGGGCATCCTCGTACTGGCCGGTGCGATCTTCATCGGCAAGGCGATGTTCACCGGCCAGAACACCAATGACGACGTCAAGGTGCCGGAGCTGACCGGCAAGACCTTCGAGCAGGCCAAGGCGGCCGGCGACAACGGCGGCTTCAAGGTCACCAAGGGCGGCAGCACGCCCTGCGAGAACGCCGAGAAGGGCCAGGTCACCAAGCAGGACCCGGCCGCCGGCCAGACGGTCGGCAAGGACACCCCGGTGAAGGTGACGATGTGCACCGGACCGGAGAAGGTCACCATCCCCGACGTCACGGGCCTGACGTTCGACAAGGCGAAGGAAGACCTGAAGAACAAGGGCTTCGAGGACGTCCAGAAGACCGAGCGGGTCTCCGACCGCCCGGAGGGCACGGTCGTCGACCAGGACCCCAAGGGGCAGAGCGAGGGCACCAAGAAGTCCAAGATCACCCTGGTCGTGGCCAAGAAGTCGCCGACGACCACGGTGCCGCAGGTGACCGGCCAGGACTTCAACGCGGCGCAGAAGCAGCTCACGGACATCGGCTTCCAGGTCACCAAGAACGAGCAGGAGACCTCCGACCCCAACCAGGTCGGCAAGGTCATCTCGCAGTCGCCGAACGGCAACACGCAGGCCAGGCCCGGCTCGACGATCACCCTGACCGTCGGCAAGGCCGCCGAGCAGAAGACGGTGCCCGGCGTCGTCGGCCAGACCGTCAAGGACGCCAAGAAGGCGCTGCAGAGCGCCGGCTTCACGAACATCCAGTTCGCGAACGGCAGCTCGCAGGACGACAAGGCCCGCGTGGTCACCCAGGACCCGCAGCCGAACACCCCGTCCGACCCCGGCTCCACGACGGTGACACTCACCACGGTGGGCAGTTCCCCCAGCGGGGACGACGGCGGTGACGACGGAGGCATCTTCGGCGGCTTCGGCGGCCCGAACGGCTGGTGGGGCCGGCACAAGCACTGA
- a CDS encoding class E sortase, translated as MARLVVRTVSEVCVTVGTLIVLFVVYVLFWTGVRADSAMDGEIGKLQDQWSTGPVAAGQPGGPGKQPPYENGKSFAVMYIPRFGADWSKPVLEGTAVDVLKKGLGHYERTARLGETGNFAVAGHRRTYGDPFKDFPRLRPGDAVVLTDGTTWFTYRIDRRPYRTLPTDIGVIDPVPRKSGYNGPGRYLTLTTCEPEWGHSHRLIAWAHLDSTQPVERGRPSALSG; from the coding sequence GTGGCGCGGTTGGTCGTGCGGACGGTCAGCGAGGTGTGCGTCACCGTCGGCACGCTGATCGTGCTCTTCGTGGTCTACGTCCTGTTCTGGACGGGAGTACGGGCCGACAGCGCGATGGACGGCGAGATCGGCAAGCTCCAGGACCAGTGGTCGACCGGTCCGGTCGCCGCCGGGCAGCCGGGCGGGCCCGGGAAGCAGCCGCCGTACGAGAACGGCAAGTCCTTCGCCGTGATGTACATCCCCCGCTTCGGAGCCGACTGGAGCAAGCCGGTGCTGGAGGGCACCGCGGTGGACGTCCTCAAGAAGGGCCTCGGGCACTACGAGCGCACCGCGCGGCTCGGTGAGACGGGCAACTTCGCGGTCGCCGGGCACCGCCGTACCTACGGTGACCCCTTCAAGGACTTCCCGCGGCTGCGGCCGGGGGACGCGGTGGTCCTCACGGACGGCACGACGTGGTTCACCTACCGGATCGACCGGCGCCCGTACCGGACGCTGCCCACCGACATCGGCGTCATCGACCCCGTACCGCGCAAATCGGGATACAACGGCCCGGGTCGCTATCTCACGCTGACGACCTGCGAGCCGGAGTGGGGCCACAGCCACCGGCTGATCGCCTGGGCGCACCTGGATTCCACCCAACCCGTGGAGCGTGGAAGGCCGTCGGCTTTGTCCGGCTGA
- a CDS encoding aminodeoxychorismate/anthranilate synthase component II produces MTARILVVDNYDSFVFNLVQYLYQLGAECEVLRNDEVELRHAQDDFDGVLLSPGPGAPEQAGVCVDMVRHCADTGVPVFGVCLGLQSMAVAYGGVVGRAPELLHGKTSLVSHEGAGVFKGLPTPFTATRYHSLAVQPGTVPDEMVVTAWTGDDAETGVAMGLRHRELPVEGVQFHPESVLTEWGHRMLANWLAECGDPGAVERSAGLAPVVGKVGA; encoded by the coding sequence ATGACCGCACGGATTCTCGTCGTCGACAACTACGACAGCTTCGTCTTCAACCTCGTCCAGTACCTCTACCAACTCGGGGCCGAGTGCGAGGTGCTGCGCAACGACGAGGTGGAGCTGCGGCACGCCCAGGACGATTTCGACGGCGTGCTGCTCTCACCCGGACCCGGCGCCCCCGAGCAGGCCGGTGTCTGTGTAGATATGGTCCGGCACTGCGCCGACACGGGCGTGCCGGTCTTCGGCGTCTGCCTCGGGCTGCAGTCGATGGCGGTCGCGTACGGCGGTGTCGTGGGCCGCGCCCCCGAGCTGCTGCACGGCAAGACGTCCCTGGTCTCCCACGAGGGCGCGGGCGTCTTCAAGGGCCTGCCCACCCCCTTCACGGCCACCCGCTACCACTCCCTGGCCGTGCAGCCCGGAACCGTTCCCGACGAGATGGTGGTCACCGCCTGGACCGGCGACGACGCCGAGACGGGCGTGGCGATGGGGCTGCGGCACCGGGAACTGCCGGTGGAAGGCGTCCAGTTCCACCCCGAGTCGGTACTGACGGAATGGGGCCACCGGATGCTCGCCAACTGGCTGGCGGAGTGCGGCGATCCCGGTGCGGTGGAGCGCTCGGCGGGGCTCGCCCCGGTGGTCGGCAAGGTCGGCGCGTGA
- the crgA gene encoding cell division protein CrgA: MPKSRIRKKDDFTPPPAKQTTNLRMSSGRGWVAPVMLALFLIGLVWIVLFYVTGGDLPVKAMGNWNIVCGFGFIALGFGVSTQWK; this comes from the coding sequence GTGCCGAAGTCACGGATCCGCAAGAAGGACGACTTCACGCCGCCGCCGGCGAAGCAGACGACCAATCTGCGCATGAGTTCGGGCCGGGGCTGGGTGGCTCCGGTGATGCTCGCACTGTTCCTGATCGGTCTGGTGTGGATCGTGCTCTTCTATGTGACCGGGGGCGATCTGCCCGTGAAGGCCATGGGCAACTGGAACATCGTGTGCGGCTTCGGCTTCATCGCGCTGGGCTTCGGCGTGTCCACTCAGTGGAAGTAG
- a CDS encoding rhomboid family intramembrane serine protease: protein MDQVPGSPQEPRDARQGDAAPPGCYRHPDRTTGITCTRCERPICPECMVSASVGFQCPECVRDGSGTGRTAQATAPRTVAGGALTADTRLVTKILLGINVAVFIAVLAVGDGLVQDLELIGGAFTREDLQFIGVAEGEWYRLLTAVFLHQAPMHIIFNMLSLWWLGPPLEAAFGRVRFLALYLLSGLGGSALSYLLAAQNQPSLGASGAIFGLLGATVILMRRLNYDMRPVLILLALNLVFTFAWPDIAWQAHVGGLVMGAAVTYGMVHAPRARRALVQGATCAVAFLVIVAVVWVRTGQLMG, encoded by the coding sequence ATGGACCAGGTGCCAGGCAGCCCGCAGGAGCCGCGGGACGCGCGGCAGGGCGACGCCGCGCCGCCCGGCTGCTACCGCCACCCGGACCGTACGACGGGCATCACGTGTACGCGCTGTGAGCGGCCTATCTGCCCCGAGTGCATGGTCAGTGCATCGGTCGGATTCCAGTGCCCCGAGTGCGTACGCGACGGCAGCGGTACGGGCCGTACGGCGCAGGCCACCGCGCCCCGGACCGTCGCCGGCGGCGCGCTGACCGCGGACACCCGGCTGGTCACCAAGATCCTGCTCGGCATCAACGTCGCGGTGTTCATCGCGGTGCTGGCGGTGGGCGACGGCCTGGTGCAGGACCTGGAGCTGATCGGCGGGGCCTTCACCCGGGAGGACCTGCAGTTCATCGGCGTCGCCGAAGGCGAGTGGTACCGCCTGCTGACCGCGGTCTTCCTCCACCAGGCCCCGATGCACATCATCTTCAACATGCTGTCCCTCTGGTGGCTGGGCCCGCCGCTGGAGGCGGCCTTCGGCCGGGTCCGCTTCCTGGCGCTCTATCTGCTCTCCGGGCTCGGCGGCAGCGCGCTGTCGTATCTGCTCGCCGCGCAGAACCAGCCGTCGCTGGGGGCCTCCGGCGCGATCTTCGGGCTGCTGGGCGCGACGGTCATACTGATGCGCCGCCTGAACTACGACATGCGGCCGGTGCTGATCCTGCTCGCGCTCAACCTGGTCTTCACCTTCGCCTGGCCCGACATCGCGTGGCAGGCGCACGTCGGCGGCCTGGTCATGGGCGCCGCGGTGACGTACGGAATGGTGCACGCGCCGCGTGCGCGGCGGGCGCTCGTACAGGGCGCGACGTGTGCGGTGGCGTTCCTGGTGATCGTCGCGGTGGTGTGGGTGCGCACCGGCCAGCTCATGGGCTGA
- a CDS encoding class E sortase gives MTATGHDEETGPAAEEPASAPPRRLRGRIAAVVSVIGELLITAGLILALFVVYSLWWTNVLADREAHKQGDTVRKNWAKTPTGPGALDTKDGIGFLHVPAMKTGEVLVKKGIDSDVLNEGVAGYYTEPVKSALPQDKQGNFSLAAHRDGHGAKFHNIDKLKNGDAIVFESKDTWYVYKVYASLDETSKYNVDVLDEVPKESGKRKPGRYITLTTCTPVYTSTYRYIVWGELERTEKVDAKRTPPKELR, from the coding sequence GTGACTGCCACCGGACACGACGAGGAGACCGGCCCGGCGGCGGAGGAGCCGGCGTCCGCGCCGCCGCGCCGGCTGCGCGGGCGGATCGCCGCCGTCGTCAGCGTCATCGGCGAACTGCTGATCACGGCGGGGCTGATCCTGGCCCTCTTCGTCGTCTACTCGCTGTGGTGGACCAACGTCCTCGCCGACCGTGAGGCGCACAAGCAGGGCGACACGGTGCGCAAGAACTGGGCGAAGACGCCGACGGGGCCGGGCGCGCTGGACACCAAGGACGGCATCGGCTTCCTGCACGTCCCGGCGATGAAGACCGGCGAGGTGCTGGTCAAGAAGGGCATCGACTCCGATGTCCTCAACGAGGGCGTGGCCGGCTACTACACCGAGCCGGTCAAGTCGGCCCTGCCGCAGGACAAGCAGGGCAACTTCTCGCTCGCGGCGCACCGCGACGGCCACGGCGCCAAGTTCCACAACATCGACAAGCTCAAGAACGGCGACGCGATCGTCTTCGAGTCCAAGGACACCTGGTACGTCTACAAGGTCTACGCGTCGCTGGACGAGACCTCGAAGTACAACGTGGACGTCCTGGACGAGGTCCCCAAGGAGTCCGGCAAGCGCAAGCCGGGCCGCTACATCACGCTGACGACCTGCACGCCGGTCTACACCTCCACGTACCGCTACATCGTCTGGGGCGAGCTGGAGCGCACCGAGAAGGTCGACGCCAAGCGCACCCCGCCGAAGGAACTGCGCTGA
- a CDS encoding DUF5324 family protein: MTRKDSVRAATSSAKDSVRHAAEVVAPYAGTAKDTAAHYAHEARTRLAPKVAEAAHQARSQYDAHVQPRLEHARGALPPKVDKAASKAAVRTRKAARQAADYTAPRVEHAVQSARAAAEPVRDQAVARGTAALAALRGQVSAKEIEKIVKKHNRRRRAGKAAKRLAIVGLLAGGAFAAWKWWDKQANPDWLVEPPAATEVNERTTLTAVDAAVLDPEVQAKQAEAEAEDPKGPTP, translated from the coding sequence GTGACCCGCAAGGACAGCGTGCGCGCGGCGACCAGTTCGGCCAAGGACAGCGTGCGGCACGCGGCGGAGGTGGTGGCTCCGTATGCCGGTACGGCCAAGGACACCGCCGCGCACTACGCGCACGAGGCCCGTACGCGACTGGCACCCAAGGTGGCCGAGGCCGCTCACCAGGCACGCAGCCAGTACGACGCCCATGTGCAGCCCCGCCTGGAGCACGCCCGTGGCGCTCTGCCGCCGAAGGTCGACAAGGCCGCGAGCAAGGCCGCCGTACGCACCCGCAAGGCCGCGCGCCAGGCCGCCGACTACACGGCGCCGCGCGTGGAGCACGCCGTGCAGAGCGCGCGGGCCGCCGCCGAGCCGGTCCGCGACCAGGCCGTGGCCCGCGGCACCGCCGCACTCGCCGCCCTGCGCGGCCAGGTCTCGGCCAAGGAGATCGAGAAGATCGTCAAGAAGCACAATCGCCGTCGTCGCGCCGGCAAGGCCGCCAAGCGCCTCGCCATCGTCGGTCTCCTCGCGGGCGGCGCCTTCGCCGCCTGGAAGTGGTGGGACAAGCAGGCCAACCCGGACTGGCTGGTCGAGCCCCCGGCCGCCACCGAGGTCAACGAACGCACCACTTTGACCGCCGTCGACGCCGCCGTCCTGGACCCGGAGGTCCAGGCCAAGCAGGCCGAGGCCGAAGCCGAGGACCCCAAGGGCCCCACGCCCTGA
- a CDS encoding peptidylprolyl isomerase: MAEQLYATLKTNQGDIEIRLLPNHAPKTVKNFVELAQGEREWTHPQTGKTTTDKLYDGTVFHRVISGFMIQGGDPLGNGTGGPGYEFADEFHPDLSFNKPYLLAMANAGPGTNGSQFFITVSPTTWLTGKHTIFGEVTNDASKKVVDAIAATQTNPRTDRPVNDVVIESVVVESR, encoded by the coding sequence GTGGCTGAACAGCTCTACGCCACCCTGAAGACCAATCAGGGCGACATCGAGATTCGGCTCCTGCCGAACCACGCGCCGAAGACGGTGAAGAACTTCGTGGAGCTCGCCCAGGGCGAGCGCGAGTGGACCCACCCGCAGACCGGCAAGACGACCACGGACAAGCTGTACGACGGCACGGTCTTCCACCGGGTGATCAGCGGCTTCATGATCCAGGGCGGCGACCCGCTGGGCAACGGCACTGGCGGCCCCGGGTACGAGTTCGCGGACGAGTTCCACCCGGACCTGTCGTTCAACAAGCCGTACCTGCTCGCCATGGCCAACGCGGGACCGGGCACCAACGGCTCGCAGTTCTTCATCACGGTCTCCCCGACCACCTGGCTGACCGGCAAGCACACCATCTTCGGCGAGGTCACCAACGACGCGAGCAAGAAGGTCGTGGACGCCATCGCGGCGACCCAGACCAACCCGCGTACGGACCGTCCGGTCAACGACGTCGTGATCGAGTCGGTCGTCGTCGAGAGCCGCTGA
- a CDS encoding peptidoglycan D,D-transpeptidase FtsI family protein has protein sequence MNKPLRRVAIFCGLLVLSLLIRVNWVQFVQADELKNDTNNRRVAIERYSQPRGNIIVGGQAITGSTTNDSGDFKYKRTYKDGPMWAPVTGYASQAFGSNQLEKLNDSILSGTDDKLFFSRTVDMFTGEKQKGGDVVTTLNPKAQKAAYDGLGKSKGAVAAINPETGAILALASTPSYDPSTFAGMSDKDAKAYNALLKKNNPDDPMLNRALRQTYPPGSTFKVVTAAAALENGLYTDINAKTDSPLPWYLPDTAHQPLNNEGNIPCENASLKEALRWSCNTVFGKISADLGNKKMKAEAEKFGYNDAKIDTPVRAAESVYPTDNRPQNAMAGIGQASNRATPLQMAMITSAIANGGKLMKPYMVDKLVAPNLNVVQQHTPEAMSQPLKPENAQKLQEMMEGVVKNGTGTNGQIDGVTVGGKTGTAQHGENNKDNPYAWFISYAKTSKGTPVAVAVVIEGSDTLRGDIAGGKLAAPIAKKVMEAVLDGNK, from the coding sequence GTGAACAAGCCTCTGCGCCGCGTCGCGATCTTCTGCGGCCTGCTGGTTCTCTCTCTGCTCATCCGCGTCAACTGGGTGCAGTTCGTCCAGGCCGACGAGCTGAAGAACGACACGAACAACCGCCGGGTGGCCATCGAGCGCTACAGCCAGCCGCGCGGCAACATCATCGTCGGCGGCCAGGCCATCACCGGCTCGACCACCAACGACAGCGGCGACTTCAAGTACAAGCGGACCTACAAGGACGGCCCGATGTGGGCGCCGGTCACCGGCTACGCGTCCCAGGCGTTCGGCTCCAACCAGCTGGAGAAGCTCAACGACAGCATCCTCTCCGGCACCGACGACAAGCTCTTCTTCAGCCGTACGGTCGACATGTTCACCGGCGAGAAGCAAAAGGGCGGCGACGTCGTCACCACCCTGAACCCCAAGGCGCAGAAGGCCGCCTACGACGGCCTGGGCAAGAGCAAGGGCGCGGTCGCCGCGATCAACCCGGAGACCGGCGCGATCCTCGCCCTGGCCAGCACCCCGTCGTACGACCCCTCCACCTTCGCCGGCATGTCCGACAAGGACGCCAAGGCGTACAACGCGCTGCTGAAGAAGAACAACCCGGACGACCCGATGCTCAACCGGGCCCTGCGCCAGACCTACCCGCCGGGCTCGACGTTCAAGGTCGTCACCGCCGCCGCCGCGCTGGAGAACGGCCTCTACACCGACATCAACGCCAAGACCGACTCCCCGCTGCCCTGGTACCTGCCGGACACCGCGCACCAGCCGCTGAACAACGAGGGCAACATCCCCTGCGAGAACGCCAGCCTCAAGGAAGCCCTGCGCTGGTCCTGCAACACCGTCTTCGGCAAGATCAGCGCCGACCTCGGCAACAAGAAGATGAAGGCCGAGGCGGAGAAGTTCGGCTACAACGACGCCAAGATCGACACCCCGGTGCGGGCCGCCGAGAGCGTCTACCCCACCGACAACCGGCCGCAGAACGCGATGGCCGGCATCGGCCAGGCGTCCAACCGCGCCACGCCGCTGCAGATGGCCATGATCACCTCGGCCATCGCCAACGGCGGCAAGCTGATGAAGCCGTACATGGTCGACAAGCTGGTCGCCCCCAACCTCAACGTCGTGCAGCAGCACACACCGGAGGCGATGAGCCAGCCGCTCAAGCCGGAGAACGCCCAAAAGCTCCAGGAGATGATGGAGGGCGTCGTCAAGAACGGCACCGGCACCAACGGCCAGATCGACGGCGTCACCGTCGGCGGCAAGACCGGTACCGCCCAGCACGGTGAGAACAACAAGGACAACCCGTACGCCTGGTTCATCTCCTACGCCAAGACCTCCAAGGGAACGCCGGTGGCCGTCGCCGTCGTGATCGAGGGCTCGGACACGCTCCGCGGCGACATTGCGGGCGGCAAGCTGGCCGCGCCCATCGCCAAGAAGGTCATGGAGGCGGTACTCGACGGCAACAAGTGA
- a CDS encoding DUF881 domain-containing protein codes for MSTSADSPGRPSRRRLRPVRLLTLAVFALAGLIFWLSFDTARGTDLRSDDSMLRLSDLIQERSHKNGAHDERNAALRDEVDTLAHQDSGSTQAEDAKLAALEKNAGTKPVAGQGLTVTLTDAPPNATAKIPGVPEPQPNDLVIHQQDLQAVVNALWQGGAQGIRVMDQRLISTSAVRCVGNTLILQGRVYSPPYKVTAVGDRDKLNRALTASPAIQNYLQYVNAYGLGWKVEQQEAVTLPGYSGTVDLHYAQPVKP; via the coding sequence TTGAGCACTTCCGCTGACTCCCCCGGCCGCCCGTCGCGCCGCCGTCTGCGGCCGGTGCGTCTGCTGACGCTGGCGGTCTTCGCACTGGCCGGGCTGATCTTCTGGCTGAGCTTCGACACCGCGCGCGGCACGGACCTGCGCTCGGACGACTCGATGCTGCGCCTGTCCGACCTCATCCAGGAACGCAGCCACAAGAACGGCGCCCACGACGAGCGCAACGCCGCGCTGCGCGACGAGGTGGACACCCTCGCGCACCAGGACAGCGGCAGCACGCAGGCCGAGGACGCCAAGCTGGCGGCGTTGGAGAAGAACGCGGGCACCAAGCCGGTCGCGGGCCAGGGGCTGACCGTCACTCTCACCGACGCGCCGCCGAACGCCACCGCCAAGATCCCCGGCGTGCCGGAGCCACAGCCCAACGACCTGGTCATCCATCAGCAGGACCTCCAGGCCGTGGTCAACGCCCTGTGGCAGGGCGGGGCCCAGGGCATCCGGGTCATGGACCAGCGGCTGATCTCCACCAGCGCGGTGCGCTGCGTCGGCAACACGCTGATCCTCCAGGGCCGCGTCTACTCGCCGCCGTACAAGGTCACCGCCGTGGGCGACCGCGACAAGCTGAACCGGGCGCTGACCGCCTCCCCGGCCATCCAGAACTACCTCCAGTACGTGAACGCCTACGGCCTCGGCTGGAAAGTCGAGCAGCAGGAGGCGGTGACTCTGCCCGGCTACTCCGGCACAGTGGATCTCCACTACGCACAGCCTGTGAAGCCGTGA
- a CDS encoding class E sortase codes for MTDLRPEREGRSYGPSRDADGRNDREAFEAAVGQLADPLMDPLPGSAPAAQPRPDADRSAQNSGPGPGRPGTGPDAVPSPPRSASAGSGSPWFRPRQAAAQPQATVPEPQAQAPAEAQPQAPAVAQPSSYEEPARTYEDPAHPYEDPARPYVEQVGPYVGQAGPDVEQPRQPGPYAPIPDAETMALRQAEEGGDRGEPDVVSRETDASPVTPSATGGRAARRKAAQEAAKRGHRRGRRGSPADAVTAASSGAEASSAPMSRLEARRAERARKESPGVIASRVVGEVFITLGVLMLLFVTYQLWWTNVRAQQQAGGTASSLEHEWDEGGEDRKPDAFTPGQGFAIMYIPKLDVKVPIAEGISKPAVLDRGMVGHYDKNSVKTAMPWDKQGNFAVAGHRNTHGEPFRYINRLTKGDKIVVETRSTYYTYAMESILPQTSPRNIGVIGPVPKGSGFTGPGRYLTLTTCTPEFTSTYRMIVWGKMVEERPRSKGKPDALVS; via the coding sequence GTGACTGACCTCCGCCCTGAACGCGAGGGGAGGTCCTACGGCCCGTCGCGCGACGCCGACGGTAGGAACGACCGGGAGGCGTTCGAGGCGGCCGTGGGGCAGCTGGCCGACCCGCTGATGGACCCGCTGCCGGGGTCTGCGCCGGCGGCGCAGCCGCGACCGGACGCCGACCGGAGCGCGCAGAACTCCGGGCCCGGACCCGGTCGGCCGGGCACCGGCCCGGATGCCGTGCCCTCCCCGCCGCGCTCCGCTTCGGCGGGCAGCGGCTCGCCGTGGTTCCGCCCGCGCCAGGCCGCGGCGCAGCCCCAGGCGACGGTCCCCGAGCCTCAGGCCCAGGCCCCGGCTGAGGCTCAGCCCCAGGCCCCGGCGGTGGCGCAGCCCAGTTCGTACGAGGAGCCGGCCCGTACGTACGAAGACCCGGCCCACCCGTACGAGGACCCCGCCCGTCCCTACGTCGAACAGGTCGGCCCGTACGTCGGGCAAGCCGGGCCGGACGTGGAGCAGCCCCGGCAGCCCGGTCCGTACGCCCCGATACCCGACGCCGAAACCATGGCGCTCCGTCAGGCCGAGGAAGGCGGCGACCGGGGCGAGCCGGACGTTGTTTCACGTGAAACCGACGCATCGCCCGTCACTCCGTCGGCGACCGGTGGCCGCGCCGCCCGCCGTAAAGCCGCCCAGGAGGCCGCCAAACGCGGCCACAGGCGGGGACGGCGTGGTTCCCCGGCGGATGCCGTCACCGCGGCCTCCTCGGGCGCTGAGGCGTCCTCCGCGCCCATGTCGCGGCTGGAGGCCCGGCGGGCCGAGCGGGCACGCAAGGAGAGCCCCGGGGTCATCGCCAGCCGTGTCGTGGGCGAAGTGTTCATCACCCTCGGCGTGTTGATGCTGCTCTTTGTCACCTACCAGCTGTGGTGGACGAACGTCCGGGCGCAGCAGCAGGCGGGCGGTACCGCCAGCAGCCTGGAGCACGAGTGGGACGAGGGCGGCGAGGACCGCAAGCCGGACGCCTTCACGCCGGGCCAGGGCTTCGCGATCATGTATATCCCCAAGCTGGACGTGAAGGTCCCGATCGCGGAGGGCATCAGCAAGCCCGCGGTGCTGGACCGCGGCATGGTCGGCCACTACGACAAGAACAGCGTGAAGACGGCGATGCCCTGGGACAAGCAGGGCAACTTCGCGGTGGCCGGGCACCGCAACACCCACGGTGAGCCGTTCCGCTACATCAACCGGCTCACCAAGGGCGACAAGATCGTCGTCGAGACGCGCAGCACGTACTACACGTACGCGATGGAGAGCATCCTCCCGCAGACCTCGCCGCGGAACATCGGTGTGATCGGCCCGGTGCCGAAGGGCTCCGGGTTCACCGGCCCCGGCCGCTACCTCACGCTCACGACCTGCACCCCGGAATTCACCAGTACCTACCGGATGATCGTCTGGGGCAAGATGGTCGAGGAGCGGCCGCGGAGCAAGGGCAAGCCGGATGCGCTCGTCAGCTGA